One region of Macadamia integrifolia cultivar HAES 741 chromosome 11, SCU_Mint_v3, whole genome shotgun sequence genomic DNA includes:
- the LOC122092659 gene encoding polygalacturonase QRT3, with the protein MVIPSTRSGKTGVPIKALCFLLLFLFLLIQEAKCKLPPPQRTFKEHHDKFLKTAAARSKAVVNSHKGSESTKVKKDGRVFYPIGYGADPSGEKDSSEAILDALKDVFQVGKRGSVLLPGVSDLGGVVIDFQGGNYSISKPIRFPASSMGNVVVQRGTLRASKTFPGQRHLIELWSHNSGKTGANNAGIYYEDITFRDLLLDSNLQGGGIYTKDSARIRIDNCFFIHFTTQGIRVENGHETFISSSFLGQHPTVGGDKGEKWFSGTAIDLASNDNAVTDVAIFSAATGIILRGQANILTGVHCYNKATGFGGIGILVKLGGLSQTRIDNCYLDYTGIVMEDPVQVHVSNAFFLGDANIVLKSIKGQISGVNILNNMFTGDPKNMVPIVKLDGKFRNIDQVVIDRNNVNGMKLKTTVGRLTVAGKGTKWVADFSSMLVFPNRINHFQYSFYSQGNSDFVSHAITNVSNNVVVVKSKRVVDGVVSMVVDQDALQGEKKFIR; encoded by the exons ATGGTGATCCCTTCAACAAGAAGTGGCAAAACCGGAGTACCCATTAAAGCTTTGTGTTTCCTCCTactgtttctatttcttctgATACAGGAAGCTAAATGCAAGCTCCCACCACCTCAAAGGACCTTCAAAGAACACCACGACAAGTTCTTGAAGACAGCGGCAGCTCGGTCGAAGGCGGTCGTGAACAGCCACAAGGGTAGCGAAAGCACCAAGGTTAAGAAG GATGGAAGGGTTTTCTATCCGATTGGATATGGAGCAGACCCGAGTGGGGAGAAGGACAGTAGTGAAGCCATTTTGGATGCTTTGAAGGATGTGTTTCAAGTGGGGAAGCGTGGGTCGGTGTTGCTTCCTGGGGTCTCTGATCTTGGTGGTGTAGTCATTGATTTCCAAGGTGGTAACTACTCTATTAGCAAACCCATTCGTTTTCCTGCTTCCAGCATGGGCAATGTTGTG GTACAAAGAGGGACCCTGAGAGCTTCCAAGACCTTCCCTGGTCAGAGGCATCTCATTGAATTATGGTCTCACAATTCTGGAAAAACTGGTGCTAACAATGCTGGAATCTACTATGAGGATATCACCTTCCGGGACCTCCTCTTGGATTCAAATCTCCAAGGAGGTGGAATCTACACAAAAGATTCAGCCCGAATCCGTATCGACAATTGTTTCTTCATCCACTTCACCACTCAAGGCATCCGAGTAGAAAATGGCCATGAGACCTTCATCTCAAGTTCTTTCCTTGGCCAGCACCCGACAGTCGGCGGTGACAAAGGCGAGAAATGGTTCTCCGGTACCGCAATTGATCTTGCCAGTAATGATAATGCAGTCACTGATGTTGCCATCTTCTCGGCGGCAACCGGAATTATCTTACGTGGTCAGGCTAACATTCTCACCGGGGTACATTGTTACAATAAGGCCACAGGCTTTGGTGGTATAGGCATACTAGTAAAGTTGGGAGGGTTGTCACAAACTAGGATAGATAATTGTTACTTAGACTATACAGGTATAGTGATGGAAGACCCAGTTCAAGTCCATGTTAGTAATGCATTCTTCTTAGGGGATGCTAATATTGTGTTGAAATCCATCAAGGGACAGATATCAGGAGTAAATATATTGAATAACATGTTCACTGGGGATCCTAAAAATATGGTTCCTATTGTGAAATTGGATGGGAAATTTAGGAACATTGATCAAGTTGTGATTGATAGGAACAATGTCAATGGCATGAAATTAAAGACGACGGTCGGGAGATTGACAGTCGCCGGAAAAGGGACTAAGTGGGTGGCCGACTTCTCGTCGATGTTGGTGTTTCCAAACCGTATAAATCATTTCCAGTACTCGTTTTACTCTCAAGGGAACTCCGATTTTGTATCGCATGCCATCACAAATGTTTCCAATAATGTGGTGGTTGTGAAGAGTAAAAGGGTTGTTGATGGGGTGGTATCAATGGTGGTTGATCAAGATGCCTTGCAAGGAGAGAAGAAATTCATCAGATAA